Proteins encoded by one window of Lactobacillus paragasseri:
- a CDS encoding AEC family transporter has protein sequence MISILINDIIPILVIMLLGYLCGKFYFFDNDQRQGLNKLVLDIALPAALFISIVKATRKMFAQDIVLTLISIVGVVGLFMLSYYLDKLLFHRTTQQAAVCALIAGSPTIGFLGFAVLDPIYGNNATTNLVIGIVSIVVNAITIPLGLALINKGQTLTKKKAKANPNNKGTKVEVEDIKGKGLNKTKKKVVVTIPDGVPVTDAEAKALKEKGIEREIDLARAEIADHADEPHKPMNPTLKSVINAIKQPVAAAPLIAVILVLIGIRIPTSWAPTFDLIAKANAGVAVLAAGLALSTVKFSIDKEVIWNTFFRLFLTPAVIVAAAYLCGMGSDPTKISMLCLATGLPPAFSGIIISSRYNIYVKEGASSVAVSTVFFAVSCIFWIWLLPILAHMF, from the coding sequence ATGATTAGTATCTTAATCAATGACATAATCCCAATTTTGGTGATTATGTTACTAGGTTATCTCTGCGGAAAGTTTTACTTTTTCGATAATGATCAGAGACAAGGATTAAATAAATTAGTTCTTGATATCGCATTACCAGCAGCTTTATTCATTTCAATTGTTAAAGCTACCAGAAAAATGTTTGCGCAAGATATCGTATTAACGTTAATTTCTATTGTTGGTGTAGTAGGTCTATTTATGTTGAGCTACTACTTAGATAAATTGTTGTTCCACAGAACTACGCAACAAGCAGCTGTTTGTGCTTTAATTGCAGGTTCCCCAACAATTGGTTTCCTTGGTTTTGCTGTATTAGATCCTATTTATGGAAATAATGCAACAACTAACTTAGTTATTGGAATTGTATCGATTGTGGTTAATGCTATTACCATTCCATTGGGATTAGCTTTAATTAACAAAGGTCAAACCTTAACTAAGAAGAAAGCTAAAGCAAATCCAAATAATAAGGGAACTAAAGTTGAAGTAGAAGACATAAAGGGAAAGGGCTTAAATAAGACTAAGAAGAAGGTCGTAGTAACTATTCCCGATGGTGTTCCAGTTACTGATGCGGAAGCTAAGGCTTTGAAAGAAAAGGGGATTGAGCGTGAAATTGATTTAGCTCGAGCAGAAATTGCTGATCATGCTGATGAGCCTCATAAGCCGATGAACCCAACTTTGAAGTCTGTAATTAATGCTATTAAGCAACCAGTTGCGGCAGCTCCATTAATTGCGGTAATTTTAGTTTTGATTGGTATTAGAATCCCAACTTCTTGGGCCCCAACTTTTGATTTAATTGCTAAGGCTAACGCGGGTGTTGCTGTTTTAGCAGCTGGTCTTGCCTTATCTACAGTTAAATTTTCAATTGACAAAGAAGTTATTTGGAATACTTTCTTTAGACTATTCTTAACACCGGCAGTGATTGTTGCAGCAGCATATCTTTGCGGTATGGGATCAGATCCTACCAAGATTTCAATGCTTTGTTTGGCAACCGGATTGCCACCAGCATTTTCTGGAATTATTATTTCCAGCCGCTACAACATTTATGTCAAGGAAGGTGCAAGTTCAGTCGCAGTTTCAACTGTATTCTTTGCAGTAAGCTGTATTTTCTGGATCTGGCTATTACCAATCTTGGCACATATGTTTTAG
- a CDS encoding DUF4097 family beta strand repeat-containing protein, whose translation MKNISKKFGLISLLFSLAMILSACSIIISNHDDTKPEIKTTISNQGFNKLEISVALADISVKYGDKYQVEYEGPKNLKPTVSRKNGILTIKQSATGIHHVNGDPAITITVPKQLLKNLTLSTNDGDIEVENIATTSPISLETNDGDININNLKAPSGKIDTNDGDITINKLSNQNNFKVNTDDGDIKITQSSFTGYKLNVSDGDINIKGRSSNDFFVENQNSSNVLTASSQDGDIKIK comes from the coding sequence ATGAAAAATATTAGTAAAAAGTTTGGCTTAATTTCTCTACTATTTTCTTTAGCAATGATCCTTTCCGCTTGTAGTATTATCATTTCGAATCATGATGATACTAAGCCAGAAATCAAAACTACAATCAGTAATCAAGGATTCAATAAACTAGAAATTTCTGTTGCTCTCGCTGATATTTCTGTCAAATATGGCGATAAATATCAGGTTGAATATGAAGGGCCTAAGAATTTGAAGCCAACTGTTAGCAGAAAAAACGGTATTTTAACTATTAAACAATCAGCTACTGGTATCCATCATGTTAACGGCGACCCAGCTATTACAATCACAGTTCCCAAACAACTATTAAAGAATCTGACCTTATCAACTAACGACGGAGACATCGAAGTTGAAAATATTGCTACAACAAGTCCAATTTCACTTGAGACAAATGATGGTGATATTAACATTAACAACCTAAAAGCTCCAAGTGGAAAAATTGATACAAACGATGGTGATATCACCATTAACAAATTAAGTAACCAAAATAACTTTAAGGTAAATACAGACGACGGAGATATTAAGATAACTCAGTCTAGTTTTACTGGCTATAAACTGAATGTAAGTGATGGAGATATTAACATTAAGGGCCGCTCTTCTAATGACTTCTTTGTTGAAAATCAAAATAGCTCTAATGTATTAACAGCTTCTAGCCAAGACGGAGATATTAAAATTAAATAG
- a CDS encoding C69 family dipeptidase encodes MKQTECTTILVGKDATIDGSTMIARSEDGGRTIIPERFDVVMPKDQPKHYESVISHQKIDDKDLLPNPLRYTSAPDASGENGIWAAAGINSDNIAMTATETITTNSRIQGIDPLLEEGGLGEEDFVTLTLPYIHSAYEGVERVGYLLEKYGTYEMNGMAFSDKNEIWYLETIGGHHWAARRIPDNAYVIAPNRLNIDEFYFDDDDFASSKDLKDLIEEYHLNPDLEGYNLRHIFGSSTIKDAHYNNPRAWYIHNYFDPDFGGEPSDQDQPFICHANRKISIEDIKWAESSHYQDTPFDAYGDQGSAEQKKTFRPIGINRNFETHILQIRNDVPEKIAGVQWLAFGPNTFNSMVPFYTNITTTPASFQTGPKFDLNKIFWLNKLTAQLGDTNFRVYGELEADFEQKSLAQCHKIQHETDKEAEKYSGDELQDKLNEANQKMADTVYNNTVELLGNMVNEGHGLMTLKYDLLD; translated from the coding sequence ATGAAACAAACCGAATGTACTACTATCTTAGTCGGAAAAGATGCAACTATTGATGGTTCAACAATGATCGCTCGTAGTGAAGATGGTGGTCGTACCATTATTCCTGAGAGATTCGACGTAGTAATGCCAAAAGATCAACCCAAGCACTACGAAAGCGTAATTAGCCATCAAAAGATTGATGACAAAGATCTTCTTCCTAATCCGCTCCGCTACACTAGTGCACCTGATGCATCTGGTGAAAATGGAATCTGGGCAGCTGCTGGTATCAACTCAGATAATATTGCTATGACTGCAACTGAAACAATTACTACTAACTCACGTATTCAAGGTATTGATCCATTACTTGAAGAAGGCGGCTTAGGTGAAGAAGATTTTGTTACCTTGACCCTTCCTTACATTCATTCTGCATATGAAGGTGTTGAACGTGTAGGTTATCTACTTGAAAAGTATGGTACTTACGAAATGAACGGTATGGCCTTTTCTGATAAGAATGAAATTTGGTATCTTGAAACTATTGGCGGACACCACTGGGCTGCTAGACGTATTCCAGATAACGCTTATGTTATTGCACCTAACCGTTTAAACATTGATGAATTTTATTTTGATGACGATGATTTTGCTTCATCAAAAGATCTTAAAGATTTAATTGAAGAATATCACTTAAATCCAGATCTCGAAGGCTACAATTTACGTCATATTTTTGGTTCATCAACAATCAAAGATGCTCACTACAATAATCCTCGTGCTTGGTATATCCACAATTACTTTGACCCTGATTTTGGCGGCGAGCCAAGTGATCAAGATCAACCCTTCATCTGTCACGCTAACCGTAAGATTAGCATTGAAGATATTAAATGGGCAGAAAGTTCTCACTACCAAGACACACCTTTTGACGCATATGGTGATCAAGGAAGTGCTGAACAAAAGAAGACATTCCGTCCAATTGGTATTAACAGAAACTTTGAAACTCATATCTTACAAATTAGAAATGATGTTCCAGAAAAAATTGCTGGTGTTCAATGGTTAGCATTTGGTCCAAATACTTTTAACAGCATGGTTCCTTTCTACACTAATATCACTACTACTCCAGCAAGCTTTCAAACTGGCCCTAAGTTTGATCTAAATAAGATCTTCTGGTTAAACAAGTTAACTGCTCAGCTAGGTGATACTAACTTCCGCGTTTATGGCGAATTAGAAGCTGACTTTGAACAAAAGAGTCTTGCTCAATGCCATAAAATTCAACATGAAACTGACAAAGAAGCCGAAAAATATTCTGGCGACGAACTTCAAGACAAGCTTAATGAAGCAAACCAAAAGATGGCTGATACGGTCTACAATAATACTGTTGAATTATTAGGAAACATGGTTAACGAAGGTCATGGTTTAATGACTTTGAAGTATGATTTACTTGATTAA
- the glyA gene encoding serine hydroxymethyltransferase, which translates to MNYGEKAPALWDAIKSEEKRQEDTIELIASENIVSDAVREAQGSVLTNKYAEGYPGKRYYGGCQYIDQVEQLAIDYAKKLFNAEYANVQPHSGSQANMTVYNALLKPGDTILGMGMDAGGHLTHGSKVNFSGKIFNSVSYDLNPETEELDFEKIRQIALENKPKLIIAGASAYSRIIDWQKFREIADEVGAYLMVDMAHIAGLVATGAHPSPIPVADVVTTTTHKTLRGPRGGMILSNNKKLGKKIDSALFPGTQGGPLEHVIAAKAQAFYEDLQPQFSTYIEQVVKNAQAMADEFKKSENIRVVSGGTDNHLMIIDITKTGVTGKDAQNLLDSVNITTNKESIPGDTRSPFVTSGLRIGTPAITSRGFKEDDAREVARIIIKVLDSPEDKDVLTNAKSSVKSLVEKHQIK; encoded by the coding sequence ATGAATTATGGAGAGAAAGCACCAGCACTTTGGGATGCAATTAAGAGTGAAGAAAAAAGGCAAGAAGATACAATAGAGTTAATTGCATCAGAAAATATTGTTTCCGATGCTGTCAGAGAAGCACAAGGATCTGTGTTAACGAATAAATATGCAGAAGGATATCCGGGTAAAAGATATTACGGTGGTTGTCAATATATTGATCAAGTAGAACAATTGGCGATTGACTATGCTAAAAAATTATTTAATGCGGAATATGCAAATGTTCAACCACACTCTGGTTCACAAGCTAATATGACAGTTTATAATGCTTTATTAAAGCCAGGAGATACAATTTTGGGGATGGGAATGGATGCTGGTGGGCACCTTACTCATGGCTCAAAGGTTAATTTCTCAGGAAAGATTTTTAATTCTGTTAGTTATGACCTAAATCCAGAAACTGAAGAATTAGATTTTGAAAAAATTAGACAAATTGCCTTAGAAAATAAACCCAAATTAATTATTGCTGGGGCATCAGCATATAGTAGAATTATTGACTGGCAAAAATTCCGTGAAATTGCGGATGAAGTTGGTGCTTATTTAATGGTTGATATGGCTCATATTGCTGGGTTAGTTGCTACAGGGGCTCACCCAAGTCCAATTCCGGTTGCAGATGTAGTTACTACTACTACTCATAAAACTTTACGTGGACCACGGGGCGGGATGATTTTGTCTAATAATAAGAAATTAGGTAAAAAGATTGATTCTGCTCTTTTCCCAGGTACTCAGGGTGGACCGTTAGAGCATGTAATTGCTGCAAAGGCACAAGCTTTTTATGAAGATTTGCAGCCACAATTTTCTACATATATTGAGCAAGTGGTTAAAAATGCCCAAGCAATGGCAGACGAATTTAAAAAGAGTGAAAATATTCGCGTAGTATCAGGCGGAACTGATAATCACTTGATGATTATTGATATTACTAAAACCGGTGTAACAGGAAAAGATGCGCAGAACTTGCTTGACTCAGTAAATATTACAACTAACAAAGAATCAATTCCCGGTGATACTAGAAGTCCGTTTGTCACTAGTGGATTGAGAATTGGAACGCCAGCAATAACTAGTAGAGGCTTTAAAGAAGATGATGCAAGAGAAGTTGCAAGAATCATTATTAAAGTTTTAGATAGCCCTGAAGATAAAGATGTATTAACAAATGCCAAAAGTAGCGTTAAAAGCTTGGTGGAGAAGCATCAAATCAAATAA